The Pseudomonas extremaustralis genome contains a region encoding:
- a CDS encoding NAD(P)/FAD-dependent oxidoreductase has product MKIAIIGSGIAGLTSAYLLSRRHDITVFEAGDRIGGHTHTVNVTVEGQAYAVDTGFIVFNDWTYPNFIRLLGQIGVTFKPTEMSFSVCDEQAGFEYNGNTLNSLFAQRRNLLSPGFWGMLRDILRFNRQAPLDLQAQRISADMTLGDYLEAGGYGPRFIRHYIVPMGAAIWSMSLADMLKFPLQFFVRFFKNHGLLSIDDRPQWCVIEGGSSRYIEPLTRGFRERIRLDCPVHLVERDAEGVVIHSAAGTEAFDKVVFACHSDQALALLGAPSEAEQQILGALPYADNDVVLHTDTRLLPDRRLAWASWNYRLTGDVQKQAAVTYDMNILQGIDSATTFCVSLNQTPMINPLKILARYTYAHPQYSLAAVAAQARWEELNGAQHTHYCGAYWANGFHEDGVVSALRVAQAFGEAL; this is encoded by the coding sequence GTGAAGATCGCCATTATCGGCAGCGGTATCGCCGGACTGACCAGCGCCTATCTGCTCAGCCGTCGCCACGACATCACCGTGTTCGAAGCCGGCGACCGCATCGGCGGGCATACCCATACCGTCAACGTCACCGTCGAGGGGCAGGCCTATGCGGTGGACACCGGTTTCATCGTGTTCAATGACTGGACCTACCCCAACTTCATACGCCTGCTGGGGCAGATCGGGGTGACGTTCAAACCCACAGAGATGAGCTTTTCGGTGTGCGACGAACAGGCCGGATTCGAATACAACGGCAACACCCTCAACAGCCTGTTCGCCCAGCGTCGCAATCTTCTTTCGCCGGGCTTCTGGGGCATGTTGCGCGACATCCTGCGTTTCAACCGCCAAGCCCCGCTGGACTTGCAGGCGCAACGCATCAGCGCGGACATGACCCTGGGCGATTACCTCGAAGCCGGCGGCTACGGCCCGCGGTTCATCCGCCATTACATCGTGCCGATGGGCGCGGCGATCTGGTCGATGTCCCTGGCCGACATGCTCAAGTTTCCACTGCAATTCTTTGTGCGCTTCTTCAAGAACCACGGCTTGCTATCGATCGACGACCGCCCGCAATGGTGCGTGATCGAGGGTGGTTCCAGCCGTTATATCGAACCGTTGACCCGCGGCTTTCGTGAACGGATCCGCCTCGACTGCCCGGTGCACCTGGTCGAACGCGATGCCGAGGGCGTGGTTATCCACAGCGCCGCCGGAACCGAGGCGTTCGACAAAGTGGTGTTCGCCTGCCACAGCGATCAGGCATTGGCCTTGCTCGGTGCCCCCAGCGAAGCCGAACAGCAGATCCTCGGCGCCCTGCCCTATGCCGACAACGACGTGGTGCTGCACACCGACACCCGCCTGCTGCCGGACCGCCGACTGGCGTGGGCCAGCTGGAACTACCGGTTGACCGGCGATGTGCAGAAACAGGCCGCCGTGACCTATGACATGAACATCCTGCAAGGCATCGACAGCGCCACCACTTTTTGCGTCAGCCTTAACCAGACGCCGATGATCAATCCGCTGAAGATCCTCGCCCGCTACACCTATGCCCATCCCCAATACAGCCTGGCAGCCGTGGCCGCCCAGGCGCGCTGGGAAGAATTGAACGGTGCGCAGCACACCCATTATTGCGGCGCCTACTGGGCCAACGGTTTCCATGAGGACGGCGTGGTCAGCGCACTGCGCGTGGCCCAGGCCTTTGGAGAGGCGCTGTGA
- a CDS encoding NAD(P)/FAD-dependent oxidoreductase, with protein MTVPIAIIGTGIAGLSAARALRDAGHVVQLFDKSRGSGGRMSSKRSDAGSLDMGAQYFTARDRRFVNEVQRWQNNGWAEQWKPQLYNFKAGQLTPSPDEQIRWVGTPRMSAITRALLDDLPVEFGCRITEVFQGKQHWNLLDADGGNRGPFSHVVIATPAPQATALLATAPKLASVAAGVKMDPTWAIALAFDKPLDTPMEGCFVQDSPLDWLARNRSKPGRDSTLDTWVLHATSAWSRAHLDLPKEAVIEHLHGAFAELLHSAMPAPSFSLAHRWLYARPSSAHEFGVLADADLGLYVCGDWCLSGRVEGAWLSGQEAARRLIEHLQ; from the coding sequence ATGACTGTCCCCATCGCGATCATCGGCACCGGCATCGCCGGTCTCTCCGCCGCCCGAGCGTTACGAGACGCCGGGCACGTTGTACAACTCTTCGATAAAAGCCGCGGCAGTGGTGGCCGCATGTCCAGCAAGCGCAGCGATGCCGGCTCACTGGACATGGGCGCCCAATACTTCACCGCCCGCGACCGACGCTTCGTCAACGAAGTGCAACGCTGGCAAAACAACGGCTGGGCCGAGCAATGGAAGCCCCAGCTGTACAACTTCAAGGCCGGCCAGCTTACCCCCTCCCCCGATGAACAGATCCGCTGGGTCGGCACGCCGCGCATGAGCGCGATCACCCGCGCCCTGCTCGACGACCTGCCGGTGGAGTTCGGTTGCCGTATCACCGAAGTGTTCCAGGGCAAACAGCATTGGAACCTGCTGGATGCCGACGGCGGCAATCGCGGCCCCTTCAGCCACGTGGTGATCGCCACGCCCGCGCCCCAGGCCACCGCCCTGCTGGCGACTGCGCCGAAACTGGCAAGTGTCGCCGCCGGCGTGAAGATGGACCCCACCTGGGCCATCGCGCTGGCCTTCGACAAACCACTGGATACGCCGATGGAAGGCTGCTTCGTGCAAGACAGCCCGCTCGATTGGCTGGCGCGCAACCGCAGCAAGCCCGGACGCGACAGCACCCTCGACACCTGGGTGCTGCACGCCACCAGCGCCTGGAGCCGGGCCCACCTGGACCTGCCCAAGGAAGCTGTGATCGAACACCTGCACGGCGCCTTCGCCGAATTGCTGCACAGCGCCATGCCCGCGCCGTCGTTCAGCCTGGCGCACCGCTGGCTGTATGCTCGACCGTCCAGCGCCCATGAGTTCGGCGTGCTGGCCGACGCCGACCTGGGCCTGTACGTGTGCGGCGACTGGTGCCTGTCCGGCCGCGTCGAGGGCGCCTGGCTCAGCGGCCAGGAAGCGGCACGACGCTTGATCGAGCACCTGCAATGA
- a CDS encoding SDR family NAD(P)-dependent oxidoreductase, whose product MNAVSPRRYWLTGASSGIGAALAVELLNSGAHVALSSRTKAPLQALAQRYPGQVLVVAGDLTNSQTVREIGEHIGEVWGALDTVILNAGTCEYVDAKQFDSSIIEHVVRTNLLASSYCIEAALPLLRTGKRPHLVGVASAVTYLPMPRAEAYGASKAGLRYLFESLRISLSPENIDVTVISPGFVDTPLTERNDFPMPLSWSANKAARHIFAKLDKRPLEIAFPALFIATLWPLSKLPNRAQLIIGKRMLRSPPPQKDDL is encoded by the coding sequence ATGAACGCAGTGTCGCCTCGCCGTTATTGGCTGACCGGTGCCAGCAGTGGCATCGGTGCCGCGCTGGCCGTGGAGTTGCTCAACAGTGGCGCCCACGTTGCGCTGAGTTCGCGCACCAAGGCCCCGTTGCAAGCGCTCGCCCAGCGTTACCCCGGCCAAGTGCTGGTGGTGGCCGGCGACCTGACCAACAGCCAGACCGTGCGCGAAATCGGTGAGCACATCGGTGAGGTGTGGGGCGCGCTCGACACGGTGATCCTCAATGCCGGCACCTGTGAATATGTGGACGCCAAGCAGTTCGACTCGTCGATCATCGAACATGTGGTGCGCACCAACCTGTTGGCCAGCAGCTACTGCATCGAAGCCGCGCTGCCGTTGCTGCGCACCGGGAAAAGGCCGCACCTGGTCGGTGTCGCCAGCGCGGTGACTTACCTGCCGATGCCCCGCGCCGAAGCCTATGGCGCGTCCAAGGCCGGGCTGCGCTACCTGTTCGAATCCCTGCGCATCAGCCTGTCGCCCGAGAACATCGACGTCACGGTGATCAGCCCAGGCTTTGTCGATACACCACTGACCGAGCGCAACGACTTCCCGATGCCCCTGAGTTGGTCGGCCAACAAAGCCGCGCGGCACATCTTCGCCAAGCTGGACAAACGACCGCTGGAAATCGCCTTTCCGGCGCTGTTCATTGCCACCTTGTGGCCGCTGTCGAAACTGCCCAACCGGGCGCAACTGATCATCGGCAAACGCATGTTGCGCAGCCCGCCACCGCAAAAGGACGACCTGTGA
- a CDS encoding YkgJ family cysteine cluster protein, with amino-acid sequence MTNIPHTQIAEPAVTCSTCAACCCQLEVMLITDTGVPQRYIDTDDWGGEVMLRLDDGWCAALDRDTMMCTIYERRPLICREFEMGAPECLTEREGIATAYR; translated from the coding sequence ATGACCAACATCCCCCATACCCAAATCGCCGAACCCGCCGTCACTTGCTCGACGTGCGCGGCCTGCTGCTGTCAGCTGGAAGTCATGCTGATCACCGACACGGGCGTGCCGCAGCGCTATATCGATACCGACGATTGGGGCGGCGAAGTCATGCTGCGCCTGGACGACGGCTGGTGTGCGGCGCTGGACCGGGACACGATGATGTGCACGATTTATGAGCGGCGACCGTTGATTTGCCGCGAGTTCGAGATGGGGGCACCGGAGTGCCTGACCGAGCGGGAAGGCATCGCCACGGCCTACCGCTGA
- a CDS encoding DUF2878 domain-containing protein gives MLKTLVNAALFQCGWFACVMGGNGPWLLVGLAALGVHLLWTTTVSQEGQALLAVTLLGTLIDTLLRTFGVFHFSQPGPLIPFWLILLWALLATTLGHCLAWSARPWWRASLLGAIGGPLSYYAGSQLAGVSFGYGTTPSLIGLALLWALLFPMLHRLVRQLAH, from the coding sequence GTGCTTAAAACCCTCGTCAACGCGGCGCTCTTCCAGTGCGGCTGGTTTGCCTGCGTGATGGGCGGTAACGGCCCATGGTTGCTGGTGGGGCTGGCGGCGCTGGGGGTCCATCTGCTGTGGACGACAACAGTGTCCCAGGAAGGCCAGGCGCTCCTGGCCGTGACGCTGCTGGGGACGCTGATCGACACCTTGCTGCGCACCTTCGGCGTGTTTCACTTCAGCCAGCCCGGGCCGCTGATTCCGTTTTGGCTGATCCTGCTATGGGCCCTGCTGGCCACGACCTTGGGTCATTGCCTGGCCTGGAGTGCCCGCCCGTGGTGGCGCGCCAGCCTGCTGGGGGCGATCGGCGGGCCGCTGTCGTATTACGCGGGGAGCCAACTGGCGGGGGTCAGTTTCGGCTATGGCACAACGCCAAGCCTGATCGGCCTGGCCTTGCTCTGGGCCCTGCTGTTTCCCATGCTGCACCGGCTCGTCAGGCAACTGGCGCACTGA
- the phrB gene encoding deoxyribodipyrimidine photo-lyase — MHLIWLRTDLRLHDNTALAAACERGPVAAVYLITPQQWLAHDDAPCKVDFWLRNLQPLSQALAALNIPLLIRHAATWDQAPAVLGTLSRELSVAGVHVNEEYGIHESRRDAAVAKALEADGVTFHRYLDQLFFQPGSVLTKTGTYFQVFSQFRKVCYSRLHSALPRLIATPKAQAPITLKSDPIPGQVEGFEPPSDTLRALWPAGEDEARRRLDAFAEQRISDYKDQRDFPAKPGTSQLSAYLAAGVVSPRQCLHAALQSNGGEFESGDVGTITWISELLWREFYKHILVGYPRVSRHRAFRPETEAVAWRDAPQDLAAWQEARTGLPIIDAAMRQLLETGWMHNRLRMVVAMFLTKNLLIDWREGERFFMRHLIDGDLAANNGGWQWSSSTGTDSAPYFRIFSPLSQSEKFDGDGVFIKHWLPELAALNKKDVHNPQALGGLFGIADYPRSIVDLKTSRERALAAFRSLPSREAVGVGHE; from the coding sequence ATGCACCTGATCTGGCTGCGCACCGACCTGCGCCTTCACGACAACACCGCCCTCGCCGCCGCCTGCGAGCGTGGCCCGGTGGCGGCCGTGTACCTCATCACGCCGCAACAATGGCTGGCCCACGATGATGCCCCGTGCAAAGTGGATTTCTGGCTGCGCAACCTGCAGCCCCTGAGCCAGGCCCTGGCCGCGCTGAATATCCCCTTGCTGATCCGTCATGCCGCCACCTGGGACCAGGCACCCGCCGTGCTCGGTACGCTGTCCCGCGAACTGTCGGTGGCCGGGGTGCACGTCAACGAGGAATACGGCATTCATGAAAGCCGTCGCGATGCGGCGGTGGCCAAGGCCCTGGAAGCCGATGGCGTGACCTTCCACCGCTACCTGGACCAACTGTTTTTCCAACCGGGCAGCGTGCTGACCAAGACCGGCACTTATTTCCAAGTGTTCAGCCAATTCCGCAAGGTCTGCTACAGCCGCCTGCACAGTGCCCTGCCACGCTTGATCGCAACGCCCAAGGCCCAGGCGCCCATCACGCTCAAAAGTGATCCGATCCCCGGACAGGTCGAAGGCTTCGAACCACCCAGCGACACGCTGCGCGCCCTCTGGCCCGCCGGTGAAGACGAAGCCCGCCGCCGTCTCGACGCGTTTGCCGAGCAACGGATCAGCGACTACAAAGACCAGCGCGACTTCCCGGCCAAACCCGGCACCAGCCAGCTCTCGGCCTACCTGGCCGCGGGCGTGGTGTCGCCGCGCCAATGCCTGCATGCCGCGCTGCAAAGCAACGGCGGCGAGTTCGAAAGCGGCGACGTGGGCACCATCACATGGATCAGCGAACTGCTCTGGCGTGAGTTTTACAAACACATCCTGGTCGGCTATCCACGGGTCTCGCGCCACCGCGCGTTCCGCCCCGAGACCGAAGCCGTGGCCTGGCGCGATGCGCCCCAGGACCTGGCCGCCTGGCAAGAAGCCCGCACCGGCCTGCCGATCATCGACGCGGCCATGCGCCAACTGCTGGAGACCGGCTGGATGCACAACCGCCTGCGCATGGTGGTGGCGATGTTCCTGACCAAGAACCTGTTGATCGACTGGCGCGAAGGCGAGCGCTTCTTTATGCGTCACCTGATCGACGGCGACCTGGCGGCCAATAACGGCGGCTGGCAGTGGAGTTCATCCACCGGCACCGATTCGGCGCCGTACTTCCGGATTTTCAGCCCCTTGAGCCAGTCGGAAAAATTCGACGGCGACGGCGTGTTCATCAAGCACTGGCTGCCGGAACTCGCGGCGCTGAATAAAAAGGACGTGCACAACCCGCAAGCGCTGGGCGGCCTGTTCGGCATCGCGGATTACCCGCGTTCGATCGTCGACCTGAAGACATCCCGCGAACGCGCCCTGGCCGCCTTCCGCAGCCTGCCGTCCCGCGAAGCGGTGGGAGTCGGACATGAGTGA
- a CDS encoding TIGR02450 family Trp-rich protein, with protein MNQINPAKLLLSKWTAAQPRHKEKHFLVTELFRDEEGTVLEIELQAVMTRRGERLPWQTLQNAEAWKVGWK; from the coding sequence ATGAACCAGATCAATCCCGCCAAACTGCTGCTGTCGAAGTGGACAGCAGCCCAGCCTCGCCACAAGGAAAAACACTTCCTCGTCACCGAACTGTTTCGCGACGAAGAAGGCACCGTGCTGGAAATCGAACTGCAGGCCGTCATGACCCGCCGCGGTGAGCGCCTGCCCTGGCAAACCTTGCAGAACGCCGAGGCGTGGAAAGTCGGCTGGAAATAA
- a CDS encoding MerR family transcriptional regulator, with translation MTVALQDEPGVDVAQALENGWLPIREVARQTGVNAVTLRAWERRYGLIVPQRTAKGHRLFSSDHVQRIHTILTWLNRGVPVSQVKGLIDSAQALPDAVENEWQTLRQNLVSAIGELAERQVDDAFNQAMALYPPRTLCEQLLLPLLQALEQRWQGQFGAQMERVFFLSWLRSKFGARIYHNNRQLHGAPLLLINHSDLPLEPHLWLSAWLASSADCPVEVFDWPLPVGELALAVEHLKPRAVLLYSSKALNVTTLTKLLGGVDCPTVMTGPSVCIHQAELSVLTHDIPALFVAEDPLSAHQLLIQRGLL, from the coding sequence ATGACAGTTGCCCTGCAAGACGAACCCGGCGTCGACGTCGCCCAAGCCCTCGAAAACGGCTGGCTGCCGATTCGCGAAGTGGCGCGCCAGACCGGCGTCAACGCGGTGACCCTGCGCGCGTGGGAGCGCCGCTACGGCCTGATCGTGCCCCAGCGCACCGCCAAAGGGCATCGGCTGTTCAGCTCTGACCATGTGCAACGTATCCACACCATCCTCACCTGGCTCAATCGCGGGGTACCGGTCAGCCAGGTCAAAGGCCTGATCGACTCTGCCCAGGCCCTGCCCGACGCGGTGGAAAACGAGTGGCAAACCCTGCGCCAGAATCTGGTGAGCGCCATCGGCGAATTGGCTGAGCGCCAGGTCGACGATGCCTTCAACCAGGCCATGGCGCTGTATCCGCCGCGCACGTTGTGCGAGCAGTTGCTGTTGCCGTTGCTCCAGGCGTTGGAGCAGCGCTGGCAAGGCCAGTTCGGCGCGCAGATGGAGCGCGTGTTTTTCCTGTCCTGGTTGCGCAGTAAGTTCGGCGCGCGCATCTACCACAACAATCGCCAGTTGCACGGCGCGCCGCTGCTGCTGATCAATCATTCCGACCTGCCCCTGGAGCCGCACCTGTGGCTCAGCGCCTGGCTGGCCAGCAGCGCCGACTGCCCGGTGGAGGTTTTCGACTGGCCGCTGCCCGTCGGCGAACTCGCCCTGGCGGTGGAACACCTCAAGCCCCGCGCCGTGCTGCTGTATTCAAGCAAGGCCCTGAATGTGACGACCCTGACCAAACTGCTGGGCGGCGTCGATTGCCCCACCGTGATGACCGGACCGTCGGTATGCATCCACCAGGCCGAGTTGTCGGTATTGACCCATGACATCCCCGCATTGTTCGTCGCCGAAGACCCGCTGTCGGCCCACCAGTTGCTGATCCAACGTGGACTCCTCTAA
- a CDS encoding DUF1365 domain-containing protein, producing the protein MNSALYSGWIAHRRFAPKAHAFRYRIGLLYLDLSEQDAVLGLSPLAGTSRLAPFGFRQQDYLRELTRHGMGLSDAVRQEVGKALGRIPQGAICLLTQARSWGLAFNPVSFFYCFEADGQLAAILCEVTNTPWRERYHYVLPAQPLGADEHQHFAVAKAFHVSPFLPRDLEYRMSFSPPAARLGVHMADWQGEMKVFDATLSLQKEALDRASLHRYLRRFPWMTAKTCLAIYWQALRLFLKRTPIFSHQAAEGSSRTAVGYTKDRRHEIP; encoded by the coding sequence GTGAACAGCGCCCTGTACAGCGGCTGGATCGCCCATCGCCGGTTTGCGCCCAAGGCCCACGCCTTTCGCTACCGCATCGGCCTGCTGTACCTGGACCTCAGCGAACAGGACGCTGTGCTCGGCCTCTCGCCCCTGGCCGGCACAAGTCGCCTGGCGCCCTTCGGCTTTCGCCAGCAGGACTACCTGCGTGAATTAACACGTCACGGCATGGGTTTGAGCGATGCCGTACGCCAAGAAGTCGGCAAGGCCCTGGGGCGTATACCCCAAGGCGCTATCTGCCTGCTGACCCAGGCTCGCAGTTGGGGCCTGGCTTTTAATCCGGTGAGTTTCTTCTACTGCTTCGAGGCCGACGGGCAACTGGCCGCGATCCTCTGTGAAGTGACTAACACCCCATGGCGCGAGCGCTATCACTACGTACTGCCGGCCCAGCCGCTGGGCGCGGATGAGCACCAGCACTTCGCCGTGGCCAAGGCGTTTCATGTGTCGCCGTTTCTGCCCCGCGATCTGGAATACCGCATGAGCTTCAGCCCGCCCGCCGCCAGGCTCGGCGTGCACATGGCCGACTGGCAAGGAGAGATGAAAGTCTTCGACGCCACCTTGAGCCTGCAAAAAGAAGCGCTGGACCGCGCCAGCCTGCACCGCTACCTGCGGCGCTTTCCGTGGATGACCGCCAAGACCTGCCTGGCCATTTATTGGCAGGCGCTGCGCCTGTTCCTCAAACGCACACCGATTTTTTCCCATCAGGCCGCCGAGGGCTCCTCGCGCACCGCAGTCGGGTATACCAAGGATCGCCGCCATGAAATCCCCTAA
- a CDS encoding YbgA family protein, which translates to MSNSPSIKPKIGISACLLGENVRFNGGHKQSQLCCDVLSEYFDFVPLCPEVAIGLGIPRETIRLVGDSANPQAVGTVHRELNVTAPLDAYGQKMAAEHTDLCGYIFMQKSPSCGLERVKVYRENGAPVDGGGRGIYAQAFCARHPNLPVEEDGRLNDPVLRENFLTRVFVYASWQQLLAEGLTRHRLLAFHSRYKYLLMAHSPAHYKRLGNRLGSMAKGVDLDELATCYFSDLMTGLKKCATRGTHTNVLKHISGYLKQAISADDKQEMHTVIGQYHQGIVPLVVPLTLLKHHFRQHPDRYIAQQAYLQPHPENLSLRNAI; encoded by the coding sequence ATGTCCAACTCCCCGTCCATCAAGCCGAAGATTGGCATCAGCGCCTGCCTGCTGGGCGAGAACGTGCGCTTCAACGGCGGCCATAAACAGTCACAACTGTGCTGCGACGTGCTCAGCGAGTACTTCGACTTCGTGCCGCTGTGCCCGGAAGTGGCGATCGGCCTGGGCATTCCTCGCGAAACCATCCGCCTGGTGGGCGACAGCGCAAACCCCCAGGCCGTCGGCACCGTACACCGTGAGCTGAACGTCACCGCCCCACTGGACGCCTACGGTCAGAAAATGGCCGCCGAGCATACCGACCTGTGTGGCTACATCTTCATGCAGAAGTCGCCGTCCTGCGGCCTGGAACGCGTAAAGGTGTACCGCGAAAACGGCGCACCGGTGGACGGCGGCGGGCGCGGCATCTATGCCCAGGCGTTCTGCGCGCGCCACCCCAACCTGCCGGTGGAAGAGGACGGTCGGCTGAATGACCCGGTGCTGCGGGAGAACTTCCTGACCCGAGTCTTCGTGTACGCCAGTTGGCAACAACTGCTGGCCGAAGGCCTGACCCGGCATCGCTTGCTGGCCTTCCATTCGCGCTACAAATACCTGCTGATGGCCCACAGCCCGGCGCATTACAAGCGCCTGGGCAACCGGCTCGGCAGCATGGCCAAGGGCGTGGACCTCGATGAACTGGCGACGTGTTATTTCAGCGACCTGATGACCGGCCTGAAAAAATGCGCCACCCGGGGCACCCACACCAACGTGTTGAAACACATCAGCGGCTACCTCAAGCAAGCCATCAGTGCCGATGACAAACAGGAAATGCACACCGTCATCGGCCAATACCACCAGGGCATTGTGCCGCTGGTGGTGCCGTTGACCTTGCTCAAACATCACTTTCGCCAACACCCGGACCGCTACATCGCGCAACAGGCGTACCTGCAGCCGCACCCGGAAAACCTCAGCCTGCGTAATGCGATCTAA
- a CDS encoding SAM-dependent methyltransferase, which yields MKSPNLSVKANRLNVNGMTTALLRKGVLRQLSQLRHGQLVVIEDGERQVFGAREAHLLGEIQILDPAVWGLVAANGSIGAGEAFIHGYWTSPDLTAVVRVMVSNLDVLDAMEGGLARLARPFTQGLHWLNRNTRKGSQKNIAAHYDLGNDLFEEFLDPTMMYSAAQFLSPDDSLEQAQLNKLERICQKLALKPTDHLLEIGTGWGSMALYAAQQYGCKVTTTTLSKEQFAYTEKRIQALGLKGQVTLLLQDYRDLSGQYDKLVSIEMIEAVGHRFLPTYFKQCAQLLKRDGLMLLQAITIREQRFEQAKNSVDFIQRYIFPGGALPSVQNMLQIVSRDTDMNLLHMEDFGLHYARTLRLWHENFRRAHGRLTELGYDEYFLRLWEFYLCYCEGGFMERTIGTAQLLLAKPSAINPPLLGRFSA from the coding sequence ATGAAATCCCCTAACTTATCGGTCAAGGCCAATCGCCTGAACGTCAATGGCATGACCACTGCGTTGCTGCGCAAGGGCGTGCTGCGTCAACTCAGTCAACTGCGCCATGGCCAGTTGGTGGTGATCGAAGACGGCGAACGCCAGGTATTCGGTGCACGGGAAGCGCACCTGCTGGGGGAAATCCAGATCCTCGACCCGGCAGTGTGGGGTCTGGTGGCCGCCAACGGTTCCATCGGCGCCGGCGAGGCGTTTATCCACGGCTACTGGACCAGTCCGGACCTGACCGCCGTGGTGCGGGTGATGGTGAGCAACCTCGACGTGCTCGACGCCATGGAGGGTGGCCTGGCCAGGCTGGCACGCCCCTTCACCCAGGGTTTGCACTGGCTCAACCGCAACACGCGCAAGGGCTCGCAGAAAAACATCGCCGCCCACTACGACCTCGGCAATGACCTGTTCGAAGAGTTTCTCGACCCGACCATGATGTATTCGGCGGCGCAATTTTTGAGCCCCGACGACAGCCTGGAACAGGCGCAACTGAACAAGCTGGAACGCATCTGCCAGAAACTGGCGCTCAAGCCCACCGATCACCTGCTGGAAATCGGCACCGGCTGGGGCAGCATGGCGCTGTATGCGGCGCAGCAGTATGGCTGCAAGGTCACCACCACGACCTTGTCCAAGGAGCAATTCGCCTACACCGAAAAACGCATCCAAGCCCTGGGGCTGAAAGGCCAGGTCACCCTGCTGCTGCAGGACTACCGCGACCTGAGCGGCCAGTACGACAAACTGGTGTCCATCGAAATGATCGAAGCGGTGGGCCATCGGTTCCTGCCTACCTACTTCAAACAGTGCGCGCAGTTGCTCAAGCGCGACGGCCTGATGCTGCTGCAAGCGATCACCATCCGCGAGCAACGCTTCGAACAGGCGAAGAACAGCGTCGATTTCATCCAGCGCTACATCTTTCCCGGCGGTGCCCTGCCCAGCGTGCAGAACATGCTGCAGATCGTCAGCCGCGACACCGACATGAACCTGCTGCACATGGAGGATTTCGGCCTGCACTACGCGCGAACCCTGCGCCTGTGGCATGAGAACTTTCGCCGCGCCCACGGGCGCCTTACGGAATTGGGCTACGACGAGTATTTCCTGCGGCTGTGGGAGTTTTACCTGTGCTACTGCGAGGGTGGTTTCATGGAGCGCACCATCGGCACCGCGCAACTGCTGCTGGCCAAGCCATCGGCCATCAACCCGCCGCTGCTCGGACGTTTCAGTGCTTAA
- a CDS encoding acyloxyacyl hydrolase: MKRLFCLAAIAATVVGHSFSAQAAGLELGVGSTSDSTMTYRLGLTSDWDKSWWQSDVGRLTGYWNGAYTFWDGDKRSSVSSLSFSPVFVYEFAGEKVKPYIEAGIGVALFSRTHVEDNNIGQAFQFEDRLGFGLRFTGGHEVGIRAIHYSNAGISSNNDGIESYSLHYTMPL; the protein is encoded by the coding sequence ATGAAGCGCTTGTTCTGTTTGGCTGCGATTGCGGCCACTGTGGTCGGACACTCTTTTTCGGCGCAGGCCGCCGGCCTTGAACTTGGGGTGGGGAGCACCAGCGATTCGACCATGACCTATCGATTGGGCCTGACGTCGGATTGGGATAAAAGCTGGTGGCAGAGCGACGTCGGTCGCCTGACGGGCTACTGGAACGGTGCCTATACCTTCTGGGACGGTGACAAGCGCAGCAGCGTGAGCAGCCTGTCATTCTCGCCGGTGTTTGTGTATGAGTTCGCCGGGGAAAAGGTCAAGCCCTACATTGAGGCCGGGATTGGTGTGGCGTTGTTCTCCCGCACGCACGTCGAGGACAACAACATCGGCCAGGCCTTCCAGTTCGAAGACCGCCTGGGATTCGGTCTGCGCTTTACCGGCGGGCATGAAGTGGGCATTCGCGCCATTCACTACTCCAACGCCGGGATCAGCAGCAACAACGATGGTATAGAAAGCTACTCGCTGCACTACACGATGCCGCTGTAA
- a CDS encoding nuclear transport factor 2 family protein, with translation MSDFLPRFAQAFATLDKHNLHLLDSLYSKDIAFADPLHNIQGLTALQRYFADMYSNVSQLRFDFYGFDQVAEGEGYLRWKMSFCHPRLANGKVIRVEGCSHLMWRDKVYRHRDYFDVGAMLYEHLPVLGRVIIWLKRRMG, from the coding sequence ATGAGTGACTTCCTGCCACGCTTCGCCCAGGCCTTCGCCACACTGGACAAGCACAACCTGCACCTGCTCGACAGCCTGTACAGCAAGGACATCGCGTTCGCCGACCCGCTGCACAACATCCAGGGCCTGACCGCACTGCAGCGTTATTTCGCCGACATGTACAGCAACGTCAGCCAACTACGCTTCGACTTCTACGGCTTCGATCAGGTGGCCGAAGGCGAAGGTTACCTGCGCTGGAAAATGAGTTTCTGCCACCCGCGCCTGGCCAACGGCAAGGTGATCCGGGTGGAGGGCTGCTCGCACTTGATGTGGCGTGACAAGGTCTACCGCCATCGCGACTATTTCGATGTCGGCGCCATGCTCTACGAACACCTTCCCGTCTTGGGTCGAGTCATCATCTGGCTGAAAAGGAGAATGGGATGA